A DNA window from Coriobacteriia bacterium contains the following coding sequences:
- a CDS encoding MoaD/ThiS family protein, which produces MNVDIALFAYLSDYQPDGKGGRGARPFALEPGTTVADIIRTLGLPDEPRVVFVNGRHAADEALLAEGDRLAIFPPVAGG; this is translated from the coding sequence ATGAACGTCGATATCGCGCTGTTCGCATATCTCTCCGACTACCAGCCCGACGGAAAGGGTGGGCGCGGTGCGCGTCCGTTCGCGCTCGAGCCGGGTACCACTGTTGCAGACATCATCAGGACGCTCGGTCTGCCCGATGAGCCGCGGGTGGTGTTCGTCAACGGGCGCCACGCTGCCGATGAGGCACTCCTTGCTGAGGGCGACCGGCTCGCGATATTCCCGCCCGTTGCGGGTGGCTGA